The genomic window AGGCTTCGTTCGAAATTATGGATTCAAGTTCGGCGAATAAACTATCCTCACTTTCATCCTCAGCCGCGAAATTTGATTCAATTTCTATATTTGATTCGTTAAAAATAGAATCGTTTTGACTGTCTCTTGAGAGAGTTTCATTCGCTTTCACGGTCTCTGTTTCAGCGTTTAGAGGCTGAAATGCGGCATCATCATTCAAGAAACTTGATATAGCCGCTTCGTTTTCCTCAGAGACAGATAAATCAGCATTTTCATCCATTTCAGGCATTTCTAAGGCGTCTATTTCAAGGCCACCTGACAGGCTGTCCGAGACAAAATCGTCTTCACTCAGCATAGGAATATCAACAGAAGAGGGTTGGAAATCGGCGCCGCCCAATAGGGCATCAATATCTAAATCGACAACACTCGCCTCAGAACTTGATAGGGCATCCCCTGACAATTCCGCATCATCACCATCTAGTAACCCTTTGAAAACACTGTCTTCATCCAGATTTCGAGATTGGAGATTTGAGTCCACTCCCGTATTTGCCGTTAACTCACCTTCAAGGTTCTGGGAAAGGGAAAACCCTGCGTCCTCATTTACGGTGCTAGCCTCACCCAATGGCTGTGGAGGCGCAATGTCCATCACTTGCTCATCGTCCGCGATGATTTTACGGATGGAAGCCAATATGTCTTCCATGCTCGGTTCATCGCCCTGCTGTACTTGTTCTGATTCTGCTGTCGGCTCAGACATAGTATCCCTAATTGTTCAACGCCCACTTTTTACAAAGTGCTATAAAGTGATCTCCCCAGATGCACTTCTTTAAAATAGGGTTAAGACAAGCCGTAATGGTTGTCTAGCCAGAGGTTCAATCAATTCTGGGGGGAAGTTTTTTTCTTATACAATTAATCGTTTGAAACGAAGAAAATTTAACGCTCAATTTGCTGTCATCTCGCCTTATTTATCCAGAGCGCTTTCATCCATAGCGTCAGAACCAAGCCCCGAAGCCTCAGCTTCATCGCTTTTTGGGCTCACAGAAATGACGTCATCAACATCCTGAGCCCATGAGGTTACGGGTTTAACGATAGCCTTATCAACAAATCGCGACAAACCATCATCGCGTATAGTTTCGAAATTTGCCTTGGGATCATAAAGATTATCAACAGCCAATTGAATACCATCAGCATCAAAAACCCCTATTGTGGCCAGAAGCAAAAATTGCGCGCTATTCAGATTACGTTCCGCGTTTATCAAAGCCAGTTTTGCATTTAAAAGCTCTTGTTCAGCGTCCAAGACATCTAATTGTGTGCGGGTGCCAACCTCTTGTTCAAGGCTCACACCCTGAAACGCTATCTCAGCAGAGCTGACCTGTTTTTCTGAGGCCAATAAGCTAGCCTCTGCGGCTTGGCGGCGGGCCCAAGCCTGCATAACCCGCTCATCAATTTCGCGTTCTCTATCTCGCGCCTCAAAGGATAATCTCGTTTTGGCATGTTTAGCCTGCCTCACACGAGAACTATTCAAACCGCCTGAAAATATCGGTATCGTAATATTCGCGGTTAAAGACGCCGTTTCTGCTTCCTCAAAACCTAACAACTGACCGCGTTGTGCGGCGACACTGCCATTTAGTGAAACTGTCGGGCGGCCAGCCGCTTTTGCGGCGTCAATAGCTGACTCTCCAGCCTCTTCATTAAAATAGGCCGCAAAAAGCTCAGGGTTATTCTCTCGAGCCAATCGCATAGCCTCATCAACAGTCGCCGGCGTTTTGAAAACAGGGGCTGGCTGTAAATCTATCGGCATTCGTCCCACAAGACGCTTATAGGCCGCTCTCGCAATCTGAAGGTCTGCATCGGCCTGCGCCAATCCGGCTTCAGCTGCGGCTAATCGCGACTCAGATTGCGCTATATCTGTGCGGGTTCCCTGCCCCACATCGAAACGTTCATTTGCTGCAGATAATTGGCGATCCAGAACGCGAATATTATTACGCCGAATTCGAGCTGTCTCATCTGCTAGTTGGACATCTAAATAAGCATTCGCCGCCGCGAGAAAAAGCTGATTTTCTGTTGCGCGCAAAATCTCACGTTGCGCAAGAATACCCGATTTTGCCTGCGCCTTTAGCGCTTTCACCCGTCCGCCCTGATAAATTGGTTGGATAATCTGAACTTGTCCCTGTGACGGGGCATAATAAAATCGGTTATCCGCAGTGGCTGGAGAGGGCGGAGTCAAGCCAACACTTTGAGCCGAACCTGTGTCAGGGCCATCTAAAACTGTACGGCTATATTGCCCGCTGGCATCTATGGTAAAACGGCCTTGGGCTCTCGCTTGAATATAGGATTCGTCCACTTCACGTAATTGCGCGCGGGCCGCTAAGAGTTGCGGATTCTTATTATAAACCGACGCCAGCGTTTCAGAGAGCGTTTCAGCCTGTGCCAAAGACGAAAACCCGAGCCCGCAAAGACTGCTGGCAAACACAGTCATAAGAAATGTTGGAAACGAACGGGTCAAATCTATATCAGCTCTTTCTTGTTAGCGTTCAATGACGAAGCCTTTACAAGACTGCCGTCTCTAAAACACGAAACTGGGTTCAGGGGTAAATCCGGCTAAAATTGGAGCACTCGAATCAAAAACGACGCGTTCACCAACGGCGTTGCCAGATTTTGTATAAACCGTAGCCTGCCCGATTGGCCCATTTTGAATAATGCAAACCAAACGGCCTTTATTCGCCAGTTGAGACAACCAAGTTTTAGGGACTTCGCTGACAGCGCCATTTACAAATATAACATTGAAAGGGCCGTGTTCAGATGCGCCAACTTTCAAATCGCCTTTAACGACAGCGGCATTGTTAATGCCTTCTTTCACTAAAAGGTCTGTCGCTTTATCAACAGCTTCGTCGGATGTCTCCAAACCGACAACCGTATCGGCAAGACGGGCCATAATCGCCGTAGAATAGCCCCGACCACAGGCTATATCGAGAACAATATCAGAAGGACGAATATCAGCCGCATCGACCAATTTAGCAAAATCACGTGGGCGTAACATAACACGATCTTGATCTATGGCGACATGTGCATCCCCATAAGCCAGCGCCATCTGAGATTTTGGCATAAATCGTTCACGGGAAGTTGTCCGAAAGGCCTTTAAAATGGCAGGTTCAGTGACATCACTGGTCCGAATTTGGCTTTCAACCATATGGTCACGCGCTTTGGCGAAGTCGAACATAATATCCTCATAAATTAGACAGCCAACTCGGCGCTGTCATTTCGCTTTCACGCTATAGACCGTAGCACTTACTCCGCGCAATGGCGGATTTCCGTATAAGTTCCAGTCAAAAGCATTTTGATGCAATCTATGACAAATCTTACTTGCGAGATGCATTCCCTCTCGTTAAGAGGGCGTCCACCACGGCGGTACCATGGCGGAGTGGTGACGCACCGGATTGCAAATCCGTGTACCCCGGTTCGATTCCGGGTGGTACCTCCAACCTTTGCTCCATCGGAGCGCTTTCAGCACAGTTTTACTGACAGCCCTTAGTCACAAGACATAAGGCGCTGAAAGCTGTCCGAACCAAGTCTATGTCATCGACTGACGTAACAAGTCGATATGCGTTTTTACTTTACACGTCTGGCGGCTTTGGGCACGATTTAGCTATGGATATTATACCGACACTTACAGCCCTCATAACGGGCTATCTTTTAGGCTCTATACCTTTTGGGCTCTTACTTGCGAAAGCGACAGGGCAAGGAGACATTCGCAATATTGGCTCAGGGAATATTGGAGCTACCAATGTGTTGAGAACAGGCCGCAAAGATATTGCCGCATTGACGCTTATTTTGGATGCGGCCAAGGCCGGCGGCGCAGGGCTCGTCATTCTTCATTTCTTCGGCCAACCCTTTGGCTATATGGCAGCAGCCGCAGCCTTAGTGGGGCATTGCTATCCTATTTGGCTTGGCTTTAAAGGCGGCAAAGGGGTTGCAACATTCTTTGGCGGGCTTTTTGCTCTGGCTTGGCCTATTGGTATATTTGCCGCCATAGTCTGGCTCTCGACAGCCTTTATCACACGGCTTTCATCCCTTGGCGCTTTATTGGCCTGCGTGGCTTCTTCTGTATTAGCATGGTTTATCTCTCCTTTCAGCGGCGCTGTAATGGTGGCTTTCATGGCCTTTATCATTCTTATTCGTCACCGCGAAAATATAGCGCGGCTTATGAAAGGCGAAGAAAGTAAGATCGGACAAAAAGGAAAGTGAACCTAAACTCTCATCTTTCACACCGTTTAAGTTTTACGGAAAAACGAGATTGGTTGCGCCTCACTCGGACTCAGACAGTTGGCCCCGTTGCCTTTCGTGATTTATTACTTCGTTACGGCAGCGCTGGGAAAGCACTCGAAGCCCTACCCTCTCTTATCCGAAAAAAAGATATAAAACCCCCTTCTCTGGAACAAGTTGAAGCCGAACTCGAGGCAAGTGAATCGCTCGGCATACGTCTTATCGCCGCGTGTGAACCTGACTACCCCGCCTATTTACGCGCTATAAATCCGCCGCCTCCCATTATCAGCGTTTGGGGCAAGGTTGATCTGTTATCTCAAAATTGTGTGGCCATTATCGGCTCTCGGAACGCCTCTGCCAATGGTCAAAGGTTTGCGGCCAATATGGCCGCGGAGTTAGGCGAGGCAGGGTTCGTTATTGTTTCAGGTCTCGCGCGCGGCATAGATACTTGCGCGCATCACGCCGCTTTACAAACAGGCACTATCGGGGTCCTTGGCGGCGGAGTTGACCATATCTACCCTCGCCAAAACGAAGAGCTACACCTTAAAATGAGACAGGAAGGCGCACTAATCAGTGAAAGCCCACTAGGGTATCGGGCCTCGGCTCGTGACTTTCCTCGCCGTAACCGCATCATCTCTGGGCTCAGCCGTGGCGTCGTCGTTATAGAGGCTGCCGAACGATCGGGCACGCTCATTACTGCGCGATACGCCGCCGAACAAGGACGCGAAGTTATGGCCGCGCCAGGGTCTCCGCTCGACCCTCGCACTAAAGGCTGCAATCGACTTATACGTCAAGGCGCCGCCCTGATTGAGAATGCCCAAGACGTCATAGAATGCCTAGAGAGCCTATCCGGCCCCGATTTACAGACGCATTTACTAGAGACAGAAAATCCATTCCAGCCCCCCGTTTTTGACTGGGAAGGAGCCAGTTCAGCGATTGAGAAAGCAAAGTCTGAACTTCTTTCACTTCTCTCGCCGACGCCGACTCTACGGGATGATATTATTAGGGCGACGGATATACCAACCCCCATTATAAATGCAGCCCTCTTAGAGCTGGAACTGAACGCAGAAATCTCTGTGGAGTCAGATGGCAAAATAGCCGCTGTGTATTAAATCTCTAATCGTCCTGTAACATAGGATTTAACCTCGCCCAATGCGGTGCTTATTTCTCCTAAGTCGCAAGCAGAGGATAAATCCTCTAACTCTATAATGATATCTTCAATATACTCCATCAGCCGCAATTGTTTGATAGAAAGCGGGCCTTGGTTGGATTTTGGCGTTTCTACGATCTTTGACATTATGTCTTTTTCCACCACTTTTTTAACGACAACCCCTATATGACACAAAACCAAATATAAACTCAAGCGTGTTTTATTAATAACTATACCTAAGCGTGTAGTTTATATTTTCCGCAGAACTGCGAGTTGACATTATATGTACTGCAGACCAAATGAGCGCCGCTATGGCCCCTGATTTTCGGGGTGATAGATAAAAAGGTACGCATAAAATGAATCTTGTTATCGTTGAGTCTCCTGCCAAAGCTAAGACAATCGAGAAGTATTTAGGTAAAGATTACAAAGTTCTAGCTAGCTTTGGACATATTCGCGACCTACCGTCTAAAAATGGCTCAGTAGACCCAGAAGATGATTTTTCTATGTCATGGGCTATTGATACGCGCGCAAAAAAACGCGTCAAAGATATTGAGAACGCGCTTGAAAAAGCTGACAAACTCATTCTCGCAACCGACCCGGATAGAGAGGGCGAGGCCATTTCTTGGCATTTACTCGAAGTTCTTTCCAAGAAAAAAGCTTTCAAGGGAAAAGAGGTCGAGCGCGTAGCGTTTAACGCCATCACTAAAAAGTCTGTCACAGAAGCGATTGCTAAGCCGCGCAAACTCGACATGGAATTGGTAGAGGCTTACCTTGCCCGACGTGCCCTAGATTATTTAGTGGGTTTCACGCTCTCTCCTGTATTGTGGCGCAAACTTCCCGGCTCTCGGTCAGCGGGCCGTGTGCAATCCGTTGCTCTTCGTATAATTTGTGAGCGCGAAACTGAAATTGAAAATTTTGATGCCCGTGAATATTGGAGCGTTGAAGGGCAAATTAAAGCCAATAGTGGTGAATTCCCTGCCCGTCTCGTCGCTTTAGACGGAGAAAAACTTGATAAGTTTAGCCTAAGTAATGAAACGCTTGCGCTGAAAGCCAAGGCCGCTGTGGAAGCCGCAAAATTATCGATTGAAAAAGTAGAGGCCAAGCCCGTCACGCGAAACCCGCAAGCGCCGTTTACCACCTCTACCCTACAGCAAGAAGCGTCTCGCAAATTAGGGTTTTCCGCAAGTCAGACCATGCAAACCGCCCAGCGCCTTTATGAAGGCATAGACATTGGCGGCGAAACGACGGGTCTGATTACCTATATGCGAACAGATGGCGTCTCGATGATTGGCGAAGCGATCAGTGACTGCCGCGCGACTATCGCATCAAACTATGGTGATGATTACTTACCCGGGCAACATCGTGAGTATAAATCAAAAGCGAAAAACGCCCAAGAGGCCCATGAAGCCATCCGCCCCACCAGCTTCACACGGACGCCAGAATCGCTCAACCTTCAAGGGGATCAAAAGCGCCTATATGAGCTGATTTGGAAACGCGCCATGGCCAGTCAAATGTCATCGGCCAAATTAGAACGTACGACCGTAACGATTTCAGATCAAAAAACAGTCGAGCTACGCGCCACAGGCCAAGTTATCCGCTTTGACGGCTTTCTAAAGCTGTATGAAGAAACAAAACCAAAAAGTGACGATGGTGACGATGCTGATGCAACCTTGCCACCCGTAAAAGCCGGTGATGATGCGGCCGCTTCTGCTATCACAGCTGACCAGCACTTTACACAACCGCCTCCGCGATATTCCGAAGCCTCATTGGTCAAAAAGATGGAAGAAATGGGCATTGGGCGCCCTTCGACCTATGCGTCCATATTAAAAGTTCTGCAAGACCGCGGTTATGTCGAGCTAGAAAAGCGGCGCTTCACCCCGGCTGATAAAGGCCGTTTATTGACGTCTTTCCTCGAAAACTTTTTTGGCAAATATGTGCAGTATAATTACACGGCTGACCTAGAAGAACGACTCGACCTCGTGTCTGCAGGCGAGCTTAATTATAAAGAGTTGCTTAGCAATTTTTGGAATGAGTTCTCAGCCAGTATCGACGAAACAAAAAGCCTGCGCGTAACGCATGTTCTGGATGCCCTTAACGACGCTCTACGCCCACTTGTTTTCCCAGACAATGAAGACGGCACAGATCCACGTAAATGCCCAAGCTGTGACGACGGGCAACTCTCTCTTAAACTCGGCAAGTTTGGCGCCTTTGTGGGCTGTTCGAATTATCCAGATTGTAAAATGACACGGCCCTTTGGGCAAAGCGCAGGTATGAACGAACAAACCGAGGATAAAGTCCTTGGTAAGCACCCAGAAACAGACAAAGACATCGTCTTGAAAACAGGACGTTTTGGCCCTTATGTCGAAATGGAAACTGAGAAAAAACCAAAACGGACCAGTCTGCCAAAGACATGGGATTATGACACCATGGACCTTGAAAAAGGCCTCCGCTTAATAAACCTTCCGCGCAAAATCGGCTCACATCCTGAAGACGGAAATCAAATTATTGCCGCCCTCGGTCGGTTCGGGCCCTATATTAAACACAATACAACCTATGCCAGCCTTAAAGATCCCGAAGACATGTTCGAGATTGGCATGAACCACGCTGTGGAAATGATTGCCGAAAAACGCGCAAACCCTGGGCGTGGCCGCGGGGGTAAAGTTGTAAAAGATTTAGGCAAACACCCAAGCTCTGAGAGCCCTGTTCACATTATGGAAGGCCGTTATGGCCCCTATGTGAAGTTTGAAAAAGTCAACGCCACCATACCTAAAGGGCAAGACCCCCAAGAGGTGACTATGGAAATGGCCTTGCAATATATCGCGGAGAAAGAAGCCAAAGCCCCAGCCAAGAAGCGAAAGGCACCTGCAAAGAAAAAAACGACAGCCAAAAAGAAGCCTGCAGCTAAAAAGAAACCAGCCGCGAAAAAACCAGCGGCAAAGAAAACCACAGCAAAGAAAACTACGGCTAAAAAACCAGCTACAGAAACATAACCTCTTTTGATATAGGGTGTTAATTTTGCGCCCTATGTCACGGCTCTCATGCTCTGGGCTCGCCAAAACAGCATACACTCATGAGGTGTTAGACATTACAATCCGTCAATGACATCCGCATTTGTCCCTGCTATATCCGCTGCAATGACACTATCCCGTAAATCTGTTTTAGAAACCATTGCGGCGGAGCCAGATCGGTTTGACAATAAAGGGCTTGCACGAAAGCTGAGTGTCAAAGGTGATGCGCGCCGTGACCTTCGGGCAATTTTGCGTGAATTAGAAGAAGATGGCCTTATCTTAAAGTCCTCTAAAAAGACATTTCGCGAAGCTGATGCCCTCCCCGGCGTGATGGTTATCCAAGTCATGAAGATTGACGAACATGGCGATATGATTGGCGTCCCAGAGAGCTTTAAGGGCGAAGGTAACGCCCCCCAAGTCATCATACGCGAAGGCCCGATCTCGAAGAAGTCTAAAGGGCATAAATCTGCTGAAATGAGCGTGGGGGGCCGAGCGCTCTGCCGTATCAAAAAACGCGATGACGGCACAATCATTGCCCAAGTCATGAAAAAACTTGGGACAGGGCCATCTGAACATTTAGGTGTATTATATGAGGGTGGGCGCGGCTGGCGTATTAAACCCGTGAGTAAAAAAGCACGCGACGAATATAAGCCTGTTCGCCTGCCAGAAGGCGCGCAGAATAACGATCTTGTCTTTTTTCGCTCTACACGTCGTAATAAGGGCGACCTACGCCTAGCAGAGATTACGCGTACAATCGGCTCCGCTGATGGAGGCAAGTCTGCTTCGCTAATCTCTCTCTATGAAAACGAAATTCCACAAGGATTTAGCGACGCAGTTATCAAAGAAGCTAAATCTCTTAAACTTCCCAAAATCGACGGCCCAAGGGAAGATTTACGCCACCTCCCCCTCATCACAATTGACCCTGTTGATGCGAAAGATTTCGATGACGCCGTCTTGGCGCACCCCGACGAAAACTCAAAAAACAAAGGGGGCTGGATTATTTGGGTTGCGATTGCGGATGTCGCCGCATTTGTGACACCTGGGTCAGAACTCGATAAAGCCGCACGAGACAAAGGAAATTCAGTATACCTGCCTGATCGCGTTGAACCGATGCTACCTCACGAGCTGTCTTCGGACCTTTGCTCGCTGCGCCCAAATGAAGACCGCGCCTGTATGGCGGTGCGGATGGTATTTGATAAAAAGGGTCATAAAATATCCCATAAGTTCCATCGCGGCCTGATGAAGTCTCATGCTCGATTAACCTATGAACAGGCCCAAAATGGCTTTTTAGGGAGCCCAGAAAAAGAAGCAGAACCTGTCCTAGATGTCCTACAAAACCTCTATGCGGCCTATGGCGTATTAAAACAGGCCCGGGCTGAGCGTGAACCCTTGGCCATAGACCTCCCAGAACGCCGCGTTCACGTAAATGACAAAGGCGAAGTGACGGGGGTGACGGTTCGAGAGCGCTTTGATGCTCATAAGCTCATCGAAGAATTTATGGTACAGGCCAATGTTGCCGCCGCTGAGGCGCTTTCAAAGAAAAACGTCCAAACCATCATCCGACTGCACGAAGCGCCAGACAGAACCA from Litorimonas taeanensis includes these protein-coding regions:
- a CDS encoding TolC family outer membrane protein, whose translation is MTRSFPTFLMTVFASSLCGLGFSSLAQAETLSETLASVYNKNPQLLAARAQLREVDESYIQARAQGRFTIDASGQYSRTVLDGPDTGSAQSVGLTPPSPATADNRFYYAPSQGQVQIIQPIYQGGRVKALKAQAKSGILAQREILRATENQLFLAAANAYLDVQLADETARIRRNNIRVLDRQLSAANERFDVGQGTRTDIAQSESRLAAAEAGLAQADADLQIARAAYKRLVGRMPIDLQPAPVFKTPATVDEAMRLARENNPELFAAYFNEEAGESAIDAAKAAGRPTVSLNGSVAAQRGQLLGFEEAETASLTANITIPIFSGGLNSSRVRQAKHAKTRLSFEARDREREIDERVMQAWARRQAAEASLLASEKQVSSAEIAFQGVSLEQEVGTRTQLDVLDAEQELLNAKLALINAERNLNSAQFLLLATIGVFDADGIQLAVDNLYDPKANFETIRDDGLSRFVDKAIVKPVTSWAQDVDDVISVSPKSDEAEASGLGSDAMDESALDK
- a CDS encoding protein-L-isoaspartate O-methyltransferase family protein, whose amino-acid sequence is MFDFAKARDHMVESQIRTSDVTEPAILKAFRTTSRERFMPKSQMALAYGDAHVAIDQDRVMLRPRDFAKLVDAADIRPSDIVLDIACGRGYSTAIMARLADTVVGLETSDEAVDKATDLLVKEGINNAAVVKGDLKVGASEHGPFNVIFVNGAVSEVPKTWLSQLANKGRLVCIIQNGPIGQATVYTKSGNAVGERVVFDSSAPILAGFTPEPSFVF
- the plsY gene encoding glycerol-3-phosphate 1-O-acyltransferase PlsY — its product is MSSTDVTSRYAFLLYTSGGFGHDLAMDIIPTLTALITGYLLGSIPFGLLLAKATGQGDIRNIGSGNIGATNVLRTGRKDIAALTLILDAAKAGGAGLVILHFFGQPFGYMAAAAALVGHCYPIWLGFKGGKGVATFFGGLFALAWPIGIFAAIVWLSTAFITRLSSLGALLACVASSVLAWFISPFSGAVMVAFMAFIILIRHRENIARLMKGEESKIGQKGK
- the dprA gene encoding DNA-processing protein DprA — translated: MNLNSHLSHRLSFTEKRDWLRLTRTQTVGPVAFRDLLLRYGSAGKALEALPSLIRKKDIKPPSLEQVEAELEASESLGIRLIAACEPDYPAYLRAINPPPPIISVWGKVDLLSQNCVAIIGSRNASANGQRFAANMAAELGEAGFVIVSGLARGIDTCAHHAALQTGTIGVLGGGVDHIYPRQNEELHLKMRQEGALISESPLGYRASARDFPRRNRIISGLSRGVVVIEAAERSGTLITARYAAEQGREVMAAPGSPLDPRTKGCNRLIRQGAALIENAQDVIECLESLSGPDLQTHLLETENPFQPPVFDWEGASSAIEKAKSELLSLLSPTPTLRDDIIRATDIPTPIINAALLELELNAEISVESDGKIAAVY
- the topA gene encoding type I DNA topoisomerase — protein: MNLVIVESPAKAKTIEKYLGKDYKVLASFGHIRDLPSKNGSVDPEDDFSMSWAIDTRAKKRVKDIENALEKADKLILATDPDREGEAISWHLLEVLSKKKAFKGKEVERVAFNAITKKSVTEAIAKPRKLDMELVEAYLARRALDYLVGFTLSPVLWRKLPGSRSAGRVQSVALRIICERETEIENFDAREYWSVEGQIKANSGEFPARLVALDGEKLDKFSLSNETLALKAKAAVEAAKLSIEKVEAKPVTRNPQAPFTTSTLQQEASRKLGFSASQTMQTAQRLYEGIDIGGETTGLITYMRTDGVSMIGEAISDCRATIASNYGDDYLPGQHREYKSKAKNAQEAHEAIRPTSFTRTPESLNLQGDQKRLYELIWKRAMASQMSSAKLERTTVTISDQKTVELRATGQVIRFDGFLKLYEETKPKSDDGDDADATLPPVKAGDDAAASAITADQHFTQPPPRYSEASLVKKMEEMGIGRPSTYASILKVLQDRGYVELEKRRFTPADKGRLLTSFLENFFGKYVQYNYTADLEERLDLVSAGELNYKELLSNFWNEFSASIDETKSLRVTHVLDALNDALRPLVFPDNEDGTDPRKCPSCDDGQLSLKLGKFGAFVGCSNYPDCKMTRPFGQSAGMNEQTEDKVLGKHPETDKDIVLKTGRFGPYVEMETEKKPKRTSLPKTWDYDTMDLEKGLRLINLPRKIGSHPEDGNQIIAALGRFGPYIKHNTTYASLKDPEDMFEIGMNHAVEMIAEKRANPGRGRGGKVVKDLGKHPSSESPVHIMEGRYGPYVKFEKVNATIPKGQDPQEVTMEMALQYIAEKEAKAPAKKRKAPAKKKTTAKKKPAAKKKPAAKKPAAKKTTAKKTTAKKPATET
- the rnr gene encoding ribonuclease R, with the protein product MTSAFVPAISAAMTLSRKSVLETIAAEPDRFDNKGLARKLSVKGDARRDLRAILRELEEDGLILKSSKKTFREADALPGVMVIQVMKIDEHGDMIGVPESFKGEGNAPQVIIREGPISKKSKGHKSAEMSVGGRALCRIKKRDDGTIIAQVMKKLGTGPSEHLGVLYEGGRGWRIKPVSKKARDEYKPVRLPEGAQNNDLVFFRSTRRNKGDLRLAEITRTIGSADGGKSASLISLYENEIPQGFSDAVIKEAKSLKLPKIDGPREDLRHLPLITIDPVDAKDFDDAVLAHPDENSKNKGGWIIWVAIADVAAFVTPGSELDKAARDKGNSVYLPDRVEPMLPHELSSDLCSLRPNEDRACMAVRMVFDKKGHKISHKFHRGLMKSHARLTYEQAQNGFLGSPEKEAEPVLDVLQNLYAAYGVLKQARAEREPLAIDLPERRVHVNDKGEVTGVTVRERFDAHKLIEEFMVQANVAAAEALSKKNVQTIIRLHEAPDRTKLQGLMDFLPALDLKFTLSERVTPKRFNRLLKQAEDKDLAETVGMAVLRSQSQAVYSADGSGHFGLNLYHYAHFTSPIRRYADLVVHRALIKTFDLGEDGTSKEEASRLKEIAEYISSTERRAMVAERDAKDRYIAAYLEKHIGAEFDARITGVTKFGLFITLDETGADGLIPARSLGQEYYAFDEKKKALTGVESGNTYKFGRQVRVRLQEATPVTGGLVFEMLSKGEAGKAPRRNSRDRGNASRGRKHQRRRR